In the genome of Pangasianodon hypophthalmus isolate fPanHyp1 chromosome 15, fPanHyp1.pri, whole genome shotgun sequence, the window CCAAAAAATAAGCTGTTTAAGATAAAAGCCACATTTCATATTCTTAAAGAATAATATTTCATACTGTATCCTACTTCACTGTACGCATGAACACAGTCGttgatattttatcatattCAGATTATTTATCCCTTTAATATACACCAGTTTTCACAGCACCTGAGCATAAAGagtgattaattattatttatttatttacattcccAGAAATAGGGCACTTGTGACTTTCTGCCTTATTGTTTAGAAAATGAAATCTGGCGTGTCTGAGACAGATCCAGGGCCGTGTCTCAAATCATGTACTGCTAGTGCACTAGTGTGCTCACTCAGGGAGACTCAGTGAGGTGAAGTGCACTGTGAACACCACGATGATGTGCAAGAACCACAGAGAAATGAAGTGTGGAACATCAAGGAAGGGGcggagccaccagaacagcgcTACATTAGCACAGACAAATACAGAACAGAAACCAGAACAGGACCAAATTAGGTAGGAAATgtttctggttctggttctccTGCTGCTCTTCTGATCATTTCTGCTTCTGCAGCTGATCTGTTGCTGTTCTGGTTCTTGTGCTGTTCTTGTTCTGGTTTTAGTCCTGTTGCTGTTCTGGTTCCATTCCTGTTCTATCCTGTCCTGCCCCTAAGCTGGTTCCAGTACTGTTCCTGGTCTGATTCTCGTCCTGTTTTGGTTCCGGCTCTGATCTTGTACCTCATCTGTCCTGTCCTACTCACATTCCTGTTCTGGTTCTCCCGCGGTTCTGGTCCCATTCCTGTTCTGGTTCCTGTTGTGTGAATCTCAGGGCAGCTCAGTGGTGTGAGGTTCCCTGAGCTGGTCGTTTCTGTTAGGTGGAAATTAAGGTTTGATTTGCGGAGTTACAGACAGCTACATGATAGTGAGCTACATGATAGTGAGCTACAGAGTGTGCAGTGTAAGAGTGTATGgcgtgatttgagacacagcacagcgagtgagtgagtgagagagagagagagtgatgatcGGTTGTACACTCAGACTGTGTGCTGGTCGGAGCTCTGCATCTGTCCCGGGATCAGAAGTTTGAGTCGTGACAGGGAATGGGTCTGAAAGTGACGTCTTTGTTTTCCTCCAGCAGAAGATCGTAGCGGCACATCGGTCTGAAACGAGACACAAACAGAGAGCTGTGACTGGACAGAACACACGGTGTGATGAAcacggctctgtgtgtgtgttatactgtgtgtgtgtgtgtgtgtgtgtgtgtgtgtgtgtgtgtgtgtgtgtctgtacctcAGGCCACGCTTCAGAGGAGTCAGGCGGAAGCGGAGGACGCGGAGTTTATAGCGAGGTGTAAACACGCTCGCCGTCACGTACTTCAGTGTGATTTTCTGCACAGGATAGACGTCTTGCTCAAACTGCGCCAGCAACGTCGTCTCAGTGTACTGCTCGAATTTAAACGACTTGCTGAGAGGACACAGAGCCACATGCGAGAAATTAACATATATACTCCATACCACTACTGTACATACTCCATACCACTACTGTATATACTCCATAACACTACTGTATATACTCCATACCACTACTGTACATACTCCATACCACTACTGTATATACTCCATAACACTACTGTACATACTCCATACCACTACTGTATATACTCCATACCACTACTGTACATACTCCATACCACTACTGTACATACTCCATACCACTACTGTACATACTCCATATACTCCATACCACTACTGTACATACTCCATAACACTACTGTACATACTCCATACCACTACTGTATATACTCCATACCACTACTGTACATACTCCATAACACTACTGTACATACTCCATACCACTACTGTACATACTCCATACCACTACTGTACATACTCCATACCACTACTGTACATACTCCATAACACTACTGTATATACTCCATAACACTACTGTACATACTCCATAACACTACTGTACATACTCCATATACTCCATACCACTACTGTACATACTCCATAACACTACTGTATATACTCCATAACACTACTGTACATACTCCATATACTCCATACCACTACTGTATATACTCCATACCACTACTGTACATACTCCATACCACTACTGTATATACTCCATACCACTACTGTACATACTCCATACCACTACTGTACATACTCCATACCACTACTGTACATACTCCATACCACTACTGTATATACTCCATACCATTACTGTACATACTCCATACCACTACTGTATATACTCCATATACTCCATACCACTACTGTATATACTCCATACCACTACTGTATATACTCCATACCACTACTGTACATACTCCATACCACTATTGTATACACTCCATATACTCCATACCATTACTGTATATACTCCATAccattactgtatatacagtgtgtgtgtgtgtgtgtgtgtgtgtgtgtgtgtgtagtattaGATTAGACGTGGACAGACTCACTGGTCAATCCGAGTCTCTGTTTCCTCTGCGCTGTTCTTTAGCGTGATGGTGATGGAGCCCCATCGCACTTCAGAGTTCCAGCTCACGATCTCCAGCTTATATCCGCTTTCTGTAGAAAAGCACAAACATGAGTCCGCTGATATTCATGTACAATAAATATCAGAAACttctagaaaaataaagattgaataaatgaaagaattcaGGGTGAGATTGTAAACACAGTCAGAATATGttcatattttctattttaagcTCACTGCAGAACGGCTCTTTTTGGTTTGTGGTGAAAAACGTCGTCGTCTGTCCGAGCTTCAGCAGAACGTCCTTCCATTCGGTCACATCGTAACCTGCAATCACAACGCTGAGTCACTCCTCAATAACGTCCTGTCACGTGCAAACTGGTTTATTACATCAGCTATCGTACTCCAGTaaggtgtgttctgattggctgagagcagtggggatgattatgataatgatgataatgatgatgatgatgatgattattattatttattatcctCTTACCAAACACTGGACAGCCGGAGGAGTTAAAGCGCTCGCAGCTTAAACACTTCCCATCCAGGAAGTCAGAGTAATCAGAACACGGATACGCTGTGATCTGACGAGACTGATTCATCGAGTCCAAATACAGAAACACTGAGCGCTGATGATCACATTTAAAATACTTTGaacctggagagagagagcgagagagagagcgagagagaggaagagagagagacaggagataGAAAGATAGGgcagagaaagacaggagagagagaaagagagagagagagagagagagagagagggcagagaaagacaggagagagagaaagagagagagagagagggcagagaaagacaggacacagagagatgaaacagagagagaagagacagagtttattgatgtctttttgtcttatcTTTCTGTTTATTCTCATGATTAGTGACTGACCTGAGAAGATGGTCTTTGGACAGCCGGGCTGATCAGATCCTCCGTTTGCGTAGTAATCGATGTGTCCGAGTGAATCCCGGTATCCAAATGCTAATCAAAAACATCCAACAAAGCTTCatgttgaaatgaaataatccTTAGTATTGTGTTAGCTTTAGCAAAATTTCACAGTGAAACATTTCGACCCAAACAGAAGAGAAACTCACCGTCCATGTCCGTGTGCAGAGCGTCAACAAACTGAGCATCAGACGGATCCAAGCGTTCATCCTCGGATTTTCCTCGGAACGACGGACCTGCTGGATCCAGAGCTGATCCAAAACATCAAGAACATTTCAGTTTTAGTCTTTCAGTACTGAATGGTTTCAGTAACCGCAGCGTTTCAGTACTCGAGTGTAACCGCAGCGTTTCAGTACTCGAGTGTAACCGCAGTGTTTCAGTACTCGAGTGTAACCGCAGTgtttcagtactgtgtgtaaCCGCAGTGTTTCAGTACTCGAGTGTAACCGCAGTgtttcagtactgtgtgtaaCCGCAGTGTTTCAGTACTGAGTGTAACCGCAGGGTTTCAGTACTCGAGTGTAACCGCAGTGTTTCAGTACTCGAGTGTAACCACAGTgtttcagtactgtgtgtaaCCGCAGTGTTTCAGTACTGAGTGTAACCGCAGGGTTTCAGTACTCGAGTGTAACCGCAGCGTTTCAGTACTCGAGTGTAACCGCAGTGTTTCAGTACTCGAGTGTAACCGCAGTgtttcagtactgtgtgtaaCCGCAGTGTTTCAGTACTCGAGTGTAACCGCAGTgtttcagtactgtgtgtaaCCGCAGTGTTTCAGTACTCGAGTGTAACCGCAGGGTTTCAGTACTCGAGTGTAACCGCAGTGTTTCAGTACTCGAGTGTAACCGCAGTGTTTCAGTACTCGAGTGTAACCGCAGTgtttcagtactgtgtgtaaCCGCAGTGTTTCAGTACTCGAGTGTAACCGCAGTGTTTCAGTACCGTGTGTAACCGCAGTGTTTCAGTACCGTGTGTAACCGCAGGGTTTCAGTACCGAGTGTAACCGCAGGgtttcagtactgtgtgtaaCCGCAGGGTTTCAGTACTCGAGTGTAACCGCAGGgtttcagtactgtgtgtaaCCGCAGGGTTTCAGCACTCGAGTGTAACCGCAGGGTTTCAGTACTCGAGTGTAACCGCAGTGTTTCAGTACTCGAGTGTAACCGCAGGGTTTCAGCACTCGAGTGTAACCGCAGGGTTTCAGCACTCGAGTGTAACCGCAGGGTTTCAGCACTCGAGTGTAACCGCAGTgtttcagtactgtgtgtaaCCGCAGTGTTTCAGTACTCGAGTGTAACCGCAGGgtttcagtactgtgtgtaaCCGCAGTGTTTCAGTACTCGAGTGTAACCGTAGTGTTTCAGTACTCGAGTGTAACCGCAGTGTTTCAGTACTCGAGTGTAACCGCAGTGTTTCAGTACTCGAGTGTAACCGCAGGgtttcagtactgtgtgtaaCCGCAGTGTTTCAGTACTGAGTGTAACCGCAGCgtttcagtactgtgtgtaaCCGCAGCGTTTCAGTACTCGAGTGTAACCGCAGTGTTTCAGTACTCGAGTGTAACCGCAGTGTTTCAGTACTCGAGTGTAACCGCAGTGTTTCAGTACTCGAGTGTAACCGCAGTGTTTCAGTACTGAGTGTAACCGCAGTGTTTCAGTACTGAGTGTAACCGCAGTGTTTCAGTACTCGAGTATAactgcagtgtttcagtattcaGGTGTAACGGCAATGTTTTAGTCACCATCCAGATCCAGACGCTTGTCAGGAGATTTTCCTCCGAATGACGGACCTGCCGGGTCCAGCGCTGATCCAAAACATCAATAACATTTCAGGTTTAGTGTTTCAGTACTCAAGTGTAACTGCAGTGTTTCAGTACTCGAGTGTTTCAGTACTCGAGTGTAACCATGGAGTAGCTGTGTTTCTGTCCCTGAGTGTTTCAGTAATCGAGTGTCTGTGTCTTACCTGTAATTCTGCCAATGGCGCCCTTAAAATTTGCACCAGTGAAGCCGGAGATGTGAGCTCCTAAACTCACTCCAATCATGTGGATGGAACTGAGATTCAGTCCTGCtcgctgcaacacacacacacacacacacacacacacacacggggtaAAGTCCAAAACTAACACAACTTTTCCAAACAAAactctgtgtgtgcttgtgtgcgtgtgtgtgtcttacctcTATGAAGTGTGTGATGTTGGCAGCGACGGGCCGTGTGTTCTTCACCACCTGGAAGTAGTTGACGTTGGCTGCTCCTCGGTTCCAGTCCACCACGATGGCGTTGACGTCGTTGCGCCTCAGGATGGACTCTACCATTGTGGTCATCCATATAGGGGGGGAACCAGTGGGCCGATAGCCATGGATTAGGAAGGTGCAGGGCCGGGCAGGGTTAAAAGTGGGTGTGGCAAATGGGTCATCATGGGACAGAAGCTTCCCGCAGGTGCGGTTTTCACGTGTGTAGAGAATCAGACGAACCTCCAGAGACGTACCGCGTAGGGAGTCTTTCAGACTCAGATCAGTGATCTGCTCACACtcctcacctacacacacacacacacacacacacacacacacacacacacacacacacacacacacacacaaaacgatTGGACAGGGAAATCCTTCATCCTTTCTTTATTCCCATTAGTTCTTTCTTTGCCTTCCTTTCctttgttctttttaaatattccatCTCTTCCtccttatttctttcttttccttcatcacttttttcattctttctttccttcatccttttgttctttctttccttcatccactttctttttctttcaactCCTTGTTTCaactctttttgtctttctttttgtttcagtttcatgttttttattaacTCATACGAGCAGTTTATCATTCCATCACGTACCACTCGTCTCATGTTAGAGCAAGTTTTTGGGGGTTTTTCTGTGTGACATTTCAGCACAGTTACAGTAAAGCAgctgagaaatgaaaaacactgtcccacccacccacccacccacacacacacaaacacacacacacacacaaacacacacacacacacaaacacacacaccaccatgtgttttgttgtgtggtTTTGTTCTGAGGTGAAGCATGCTGTAATACTGAAGGTTATTCAACTTATGCACAAACATCCCTGGTCATGGTGGgttacggtgtgtgtgtgtgtgtgtgtgtgtgtgtgtgtgtgtgtggttagagGTCATATGAGAAACAGAACAGAGGGTGTTGGATGAACATGAGTATAAACCCAGTGTGTTATTATTGGCTTAAAACAGTGGAAACTGAACACCATTACAGCCGCAGTGACAAAGCTTTAAAACCCCAGAAGATGGTTTTCCTAAAGAACATGGTTCAGTTCAGttctattcaattttatttatatagaactTTTAACTACAGACAGTCTcacaaacagctttacagaaatgtagatgtagatttagTTTTAGAgcccagaggtgacggtggtgagaaaaaactccctgagacgatatgaggaagaaacctcgagaggaaccagactcaaaagggaaccgaTCCTCATCTGGGCGACACTGAacagtgcgattataaatcattcccttctgtaactgtgtgctAGAGACTCAAACAGCGCTGAGTGTGTTGAgaggaggggtgtgtgaggCACAGACAGCAGGGTGGGGGCAAAAGccagaaaatgtataaatgtgcaCAAACCGCAGACAGCATGCACGTCAATGACTCTTCGTAGGCGATGTAGTTTCACGCCCGTTAATCACGTCCCGTAAGGCCCCTCCCACAAGACCGTCGGAAGTCACGCCAATTTTGAAAAGATCTACAGTACATCAGggtcttttcattcatttcattattttagctttaatgtgtgttt includes:
- the lipia gene encoding lipase member H; the protein is MMFRITHCLLTAMIVMPFSICRGEECEQITDLSLKDSLRGTSLEVRLILYTRENRTCGKLLSHDDPFATPTFNPARPCTFLIHGYRPTGSPPIWMTTMVESILRRNDVNAIVVDWNRGAANVNYFQVVKNTRPVAANITHFIERAGLNLSSIHMIGVSLGAHISGFTGANFKGAIGRITALDPAGPSFRGKSEDERLDPSDAQFVDALHTDMDAFGYRDSLGHIDYYANGGSDQPGCPKTIFSGSKYFKCDHQRSVFLYLDSMNQSRQITAYPCSDYSDFLDGKCLSCERFNSSGCPVFGYDVTEWKDVLLKLGQTTTFFTTNQKEPFCKSGYKLEIVSWNSEVRWGSITITLKNSAEETETRIDHKSFKFEQYTETTLLAQFEQDVYPVQKITLKYVTASVFTPRYKLRVLRFRLTPLKRGLRPMCRYDLLLEENKDVTFRPIPCHDSNF